The Lathyrus oleraceus cultivar Zhongwan6 chromosome 5, CAAS_Psat_ZW6_1.0, whole genome shotgun sequence genome includes the window GCTCTTGAAGCAGGGAAAAATCTTTCTAAGAAGATTTTCTTCATATTGTTCCAACTTGTAATAAaatttggctcaagataatataaccaatctTTTGCAGCACCTTGTAGTGAGAATGGAAATGCTCTAAGATTGACATGATCTTGAATAATTCCTTGAGGCCTCAATGATGTAGAACATACAATCTGAAATTCCTTTAGATGCctatgcggatcctcacctgcaaaACCATTAAACCTTGacaacaagtgtattaaaccagatttcaatttgaaaggtacaacaacaacatgaaattcaatacataaagcattataattaacatcagggGCCACAAGTTCTCTGAGGGTCCTTTGGtcagccatgttaaactcaatagaaaagaaaaaaaatcaacaaacaatgagaaaacacaactaattcagcaatgcagcaacaaatagaaaaatatcgacaatgtccctattaagtaaaaacaattgaaatacgaaaaaaacgattaaaataaaatacaaaaaatacaaaaacacaaaaattaatctaataacgtcaattaagaattttgagaatttttgcggaattttttgaaactaccaaaacagaaaataaatcataaaaaatagaaaaatagggaattttgatttttttaagGCGGCGTCCATTATTTATCTCCTAAATAGAGGCTTTagatccttgattttttcctaatgaatcgacaaagaatcggaataatctgagacGATTTTCTTAAAAACAGATATTTTTTATCCTAAACCGCTAAAAGACCAGAATGCAAGAAAGTTAAGGCAAAAAAAATGCTAAAGAAAACAACACATATGACTATAATAATAGTTAGACTATAATAATGTTAAAATCTACAAAAGTCCCCAACAACGGCGCCAATTTAATCTGTTGTCGCACACGGATCAAAAACGAGTACTAATATATAGTAAACGgaaagcgacacctcgagtatcgtatcgcaaggactcttgGCAAATTAACCAAGTATGAAAACAAAATATGGGGGGTTTCTATTCgatttagaataagtgattataaaaagtgattaaaaaatgattaaaataagcgattataaaataagtcaatctactgcTTTCGGTTTCCGGCTAGTCACTAGTTTTTACCTATCAATTCTctaagcggcttcgatctctaCTCGATTCAATttcgattgacaagcgcaatagatatacGATAGATTGATATTACaatattccgaattaagcaaatgGGTTActacaatcgtgaattaagcaaacacgatttacaaacgcaatttaacgatAAAGCGACGAAAATAacgattaatagttaggaatacaatcatacgaatttaatcaaaactaTTTCATAAAATACATATTAAGCAAATGAAttttcatagaatagaattgaaaggGAAACGAAATTAAATTTATAGGATAAAAACCTCAAGCATTGGAAATTCGGTTACAACAAATTGACTCTAGAAGATTAGTTCATCTTCTTGATCGCACAAAACAAAAAGTTATGGTGAATCAGGTGTAAAATGATACAGTGAAACGACTTCTCCTTTTAAACAAAATAAGGGTTGCACTTATAATTCAAATTGGGCTGGAAAACTTAAATTCGGCCCAATAAATGGCCCAACATAAATTATTTCCTAAAGTGCGAAATTTCAACGAATTTTTTGAGATTTCCGCACTCCGGATCAGCTTTTGTCTTCAACACAAACGTTAtatctctttctcttagctttccaacgcatgtCAGAACGCGCAAAACGACATTCAGTAGCTCAAGTTGCGATCTGAACAATGAATAGGtatcaaataaccgctaaaactgaaaatagcaaacgaaaatagattaTAGGCAAtcatgaacttaaatctaaaaacataataaaacattaaaataagaaaaataaagtatataaatgcctaagtacaattatagaaggATGTGCATCCAAATGCATTGATCATCCATAATCATTGGTTCTTCTATTAACTCACCATCTTCACCGACTGCTTGATATGGAAATCTCTCTTATCCAGCTAGCCTTGTCGACTCACTTCTTTCTCTAGTCGATCTTCTAACATTTTGCTCAGGTTGTTCTTCATTTCAATTAGTTGGGACTTCAGTTTATTGATCTTCTTCACCCACCGTTGTCATTGTATTTGACTCCTATCAAAGTGACCCTTGACTCCAATCCCACCCTTTGGTTTTATCCACTAAAACATTTTGACTGATCATAAGTTTATCATTGTTTGGTGAATATAGCTTGTATGCACAAGTAAAATGATAACCTATGAGCACCATGGCCTGACTTTGATCATCTAGTTTCTTCCTCAATTGTTCAGGTACATGCCTGAAGCACATTGATCCAAAAACTCTAAGATGACTAACATTCGTCTTCCCACTTGTCCAAGCCTCATAAAGTGTCTTCTCAACCATATTCTTTGTTGGACATCTATTTAGAACGTATACTGCTGTAGAAGCTGCTTCAGCCCAAAATCTCTTTGGCATATCTTTAGCTTTTAACATGCTCCTAGTCATGTTCAGTATACTTCGATTCTTCCTCTCAGTTATGCCATTATGGTGAGGTGTATAGGGTACAATGACCTCATGCTTTACACCTTCCTCATTGCAAAATCTAGAAAATTCTTGAGAGGTATATTCACCACCACCATGAGTTCTCAATTTCTTCAACTTGCATCCATTGTGCTTTTCGCATGCAATTTAAACTTCTTGAACTATGAGAATACCTCACTCTTCCTTTTGATAAGATAAATCCACATATATCTAGTGAATTAATCTATAAAGGCTAGAAAGTAGTACTTACCCTCATTCGACATCACTTCaaatggtccacacacatcagagTGAACTAACTCTAGCTTATTCTTCGACCTAATTGGCAACTCATGCTTGAATGCTTTCCTAACCTACTTTACTTTGCAACATTCCTCACACACCTGACTTGGTTCGTTCACCTGAGGTAAGCCATACACCATCTTCTTCTAGTTGAGCATACCTAAAATTTTTAAGTTTAGATGTTCATACCTATGCTTCCACAACCATTTCTTGTCTTCTTCTTCAGTCAAAGCAAGACACATGTGATCAACTAGGTTGATCTCTATTTTGAAGGTCATGTTGTCTGCCAATGGTGCCTTCATAATCAATTTGCCATCACTATAATACACCTTCATGTGATTCTTTCATATCTTCATGTTGTACCCTTTTTCAAGTAATTGACTTACACTTATCAAGTTACTTGTCATCGATGATACATACAACACATCAGTGATGCTGGCTTTTCGACCATCTTTCCTGACAACAAAAATATCTCCTTTTCCACCTGATGTGATGTGCCTGCCATCTGCAAACTTTATCAGTTTCTGAACTGATTCATCTAGCTTGGTGAACCAGGTTTTATTGATAGTCATACGGTTGTTGCATCCTAAATCCTAGTACCAAATGTTGATTTTCTCAGTGTTCGACTGAGTGTTGGCCATGAGTAGCACATCATCAAAATCACTATCTTCCGTATGTGCTTACTGCACTACATCACTATATTCTGCTCGTGCTTCCTTCTTTCTTCAACAATTTCGAGCATAGTGAACAAATACTTGACAGTTGTAACACTGCACCTCCTTCATGTCAACTTTCTTCCCATAATACTTGTTGTCCATGTCTTTCTTGGTCGAATGATAGTGATTCTTTGAGTTTTTGCTTGATTTCCTATCATTGGGAAGATTCTTATCCTTCTTTTTCCCATATTTCTTGATGAATCTTGCTTGTAGTGCATGTTCAACCACCTTCTCCCTTTATGAGCTCCACTACTTCAGCCTCATCTCACGAGCCTCTTATAAAGCTTGAAGTTCTTCTAACTTCATCTCAGCTAGGTTCTTAGACTCTTCAAATGACCTACAATGTAATCAAACTTTACAGTCAGAGATCTCAACACTTTCTCAATCTTCTGCAAATCGTTGATTGATTCAATACACAACTTCATCTGCTTCGTTAGCAACACCACACGTGAAAGATATTCTGAGACTGGTTCATCTTTCTTCATCTGAGTCATCTTGAATTGCTTTCTCAATGTTTGCAACTTCACCCTTTTCAATATTTCATCTCCACCGTACAAGTTTTTCAACTTGTCCCACGCTCCTTTCGTCGTTCTTCTTTGATAATCTTCTAAAACACATTAGAATCCACACATTGGTGAATAAAAAACAAACCTTTTTCATCCTCTTTCTTCGTTCCTTGTGGCAGCTTGTTGAACATCATCTGCATTCGCTTCCAATGTCAGTACTATATTGTTCACGATTTCAGACACATCTTGAAATCTGAAGATGACCTTCATCTGTGCAACCCATTGTTCATAGTTCTCTCATTTGAAAATCGGTAGATTCATTGAAAATTGCGTTGATGTTGTTGTTCCGTTTGCCATTACAAATTCTCTCTGAAATGTAATCGGGCTCCTTAATACCAATTTTTTGGAACAAATATTTTCAAGAAAGATGAAAGACACGGAAGAAAGAAGAGAGACAAGAGAGAAAATTGTAAACTAAATAATGAAAAATAGAATTGAGTGTAGTTATGTTTACATCATACAAGACCCTTTATATAGCCAACTAAGATCCAAGCCCAAACTATATAAATCGATCAAAGTCCAAAATATATAAAATGCAAAATACAAAATTACAAGTTACATTTCGGCACTACTATATGTTGTATTCGACTATCTCGACAACTTCCACTAGCTGCTTCGACATAGTCGATTGCTAGCTCTCAATCAGAACTTCGAATTACAACTTCTAACATAACTAAGGGGTTGACCGAGTTACACACGAAGATTTCAAAATCTATCGACGACATAATTAAAATGCTGAAACGTCCTGAATCATCTGATAGTTTATAATTTTTCATGTTTCcttattatttatttatgttaatTGTAATGTTTTAAGTTACGTTCATCTTTGAAATATGTAGACCGCAAATATTCTCAAAGTCGTAATGTCATTCTACAAACAAGTTTTGTTATTATAGTTTTAAAATGTGTTCCATAGTGGTGAAGGATCTTCAACCAGGATGAAGAAAAGTGAAAAGAAGTGATTGGAGAGTTGAGGAAGGTTCCTACAGAATATGATGTGTTTGTAGTTTCTTTCGACCTAATACTGATATGATGGAGAAGGAGATATTCTTCAAGTCACTAACCTCAACTTTCTATATTCTTAAATGGTTTCTCATGATGACGCTACTTAATATGTTGCACTTTCTATTTTTGTGTATGCTAAATATTATTCTATACCTCTCATTATGAAATGAGTGACGTTTAGCATATACAACAAATTTTGTTTAACGTAATATAATTTAAATCATGAGAGAACAATACTaataacaaaaagaaaataattGAGTTTTATATATTTCAATGTCAATATTTGTTACATTTCTAAGCCAAATAAGACTCCAAcatgtttgtttatttttattttattattgaTAAAATAAATATCAATAACTTTCATGAACACATGCAATGTCAACAAGCTATCTGATCCGGCTTGATGCGATTTTCCAACGACCCGGTTCACATCGAGTGTATTAGCTATTTTATTGAGACCGCCGTACAAATCTTTGCAATGATGTACCACGTGTTTCAAGTCATAGATGTTTCTAAATATTACtttcaaatgaaataaaaaacGTTCCAAAGTGTTTGGTAGATTTCTTCGCATTAAAATCTTCATTAAATAGCCGAAATCATATGCACCATGAAATGTGACCCAAATAACCGAATTGTTGAAGACAAGCCCCGATCTGATCATCAATTCAGAAAAACGTAGTGAATTCACCCCATAATAGAAATTGCGCTTGAAGTCAATGCCTCCATGACTTAACATATCAGTTGAATCTTGATTGTGTGGATCATTTTCAATGTCAAAATCAGAAAAGTTAAATTCCCATATATACTTGTTTTTGGTTCCAAAATCAGGGAGGTTACCTTCCGAATCAGATAAAGTAAGGCCAAGTTGAATGAGTTTAAGATTATCAACATTGGCCTTTAAGTAATTGTAATCATTTAAAGGGTCCCGGCGACGAAGGTGATAAGGTACGGTGGAGTCCTCTTTAGATTCATAAATTACTCCTGGAAACTCTGTATCCATCGAAATGAAATGAAATTCGTGTAGAATTCCACGAATGAGAAGAAACTCATTCTCTAGATTGTAAGCCCAAACTTGACGAACTATaacattattgtttgattgctcATCCCCCTTGAGTTTATTCATGTTGAAAGCTTTTAAAACTTATCAAAGATTGAGAACAAGAGAGATAGATTTAAGTGTGTGATTAGGTTAAACGATACAGGGTGGTTTTATAGTAATAGATTTAGTTACCATTCAAACAAAaaagatttgatttgatttagATATGATGAGTAGATCTTGAAAAATAAATAGGATTTGGTTTTTCGTTTGTTCAACAAAACAATAGGGTctcttgtttttcttttattCAAACAACTGTTTGATTTAGTTACTAAAAGGGCATGTTAGTGTAATTAGAAGTCTGTTTTTCTTCAAAAGGAAATGTAGTGATTTATTAATAACTAATCTTCCCATTTATATCGCTTAAAATTTTAAATCTTTTACATCCTACTTTATGAGACATTTATGATAACTATTGAACTATTCAGACACATTTACCATAATATTATGGAAACTTTTAGTTTCAAGATATGAAACATTAATTAGTAGTATAATTTATAAAGAGATAGAAAAAGATACGAGATCTTGAGTTTTGTTTGTAGAATTGTGGTTATGTCGTATGGTTATAAATTGTGGattcttttatattttttatttaaaagcTGTTACTAGCATTCTAATTAATTCTCTtatatttatataattttattattatattattataaattgtggattcttttatattttttatttaaaagcAGTTACTAGCATTCTAATTAATTCTCTtatatttatataattttattattatattatcATAAATGTTTCATTTTTTCTAATCATTGTTTAAGCAAACATAAAttagattatatatatatatatatatatatatatatatatatatatatatatatatggatcGTGGCACAATTAGTCTAAAGTGTAATTAATTTAAAGAGAATACGTTTTCATTCTACGAGTGTGATTCAGACTTCTAAAATTTTAAAAACACCCTTAATTTATGCGGAGAATTGTCTCAGAACGCAATTATATTACATAAGTCCTTTGTTATTCAACCACACATGTTCATGATGAATTCTTGGAGGAAAACCATTTCAAATGTGCAAATCCCTTGATTACAAGTCCTTTAGTCTATAAGTCTTTGGGGCATTACACAAAGAATTGAGTCTATAATGTCATTTTTGGAATATTTTACATAAAGCTTGATATCCACTTACATAAAGCAAGCTTTTTCCAACCACTTTTGCATTGAGCCTCTAAATTATTTCATATGGTCACATTTAACCTCTAAATCCAGAAGAAACCTCCTAGACTTCATAAAAGTATGGCCAAGATCCTTGATTCACTCCACCTCTTCATCATAAATCCAACTTGcatttttgtgcaaaatgaaaccaAACATTCAAACCAACATTCCAATTGAACTAAGATCAATTTCTGCAAGTTACTTGAGCCCTTTAGAGCCTATATAAATAGAGGGTCAAGCCTCATAACTCAACACACCAAAAATTGCATCTAAAACTCCACTGTTGCAACTTCCAAACCCCAAACTTCCAAATTCTGTTTATGTAGAAAATTCTTCAAACCAACCATCCAAACGCCTTCTAAACATCCAATAGAAGTTGTTCAAACCATTAAAACAcaattgtaacaccccaaacACCACATCCATTTCAAAAACCAGTCACTTGCATTATGATTTGGATAGAACAGTTCAAGCCATTTCAGAACAAACCAAGGGCACCTACAGCTTCGGGAAGGATCAAAGGTGCTAAAGGGATCAATTGTTTGCTTCTAGAATCAGTGAAAGAAGCATTGAACTTTCTCCAATAGGTTAGTGCACTTACACTTTAAAACTCTTATGCATGTatca containing:
- the LOC127083301 gene encoding probable CCR4-associated factor 1 homolog 11; this translates as MNKLKGDEQSNNNVIVRQVWAYNLENEFLLIRGILHEFHFISMDTEFPGVIYESKEDSTVPYHLRRRDPLNDYNYLKANVDNLKLIQLGLTLSDSEGNLPDFGTKNKYIWEFNFSDFDIENDPHNQDSTDMLSHGGIDFKRNFYYGVNSLRFSELMIRSGLVFNNSVIWVTFHGAYDFGYLMKILMRRNLPNTLERFLFHLKVIFRNIYDLKHVVHHCKDLYGGLNKIANTLDVNRVVGKSHQAGSDSLLTLHVFMKVIDIYFINNKIKINKHVGVLFGLEM